The following proteins are co-located in the Phaenicophaeus curvirostris isolate KB17595 chromosome 12, BPBGC_Pcur_1.0, whole genome shotgun sequence genome:
- the LOC138725455 gene encoding LOW QUALITY PROTEIN: gonadotropin-releasing hormone II receptor-like (The sequence of the model RefSeq protein was modified relative to this genomic sequence to represent the inferred CDS: substituted 1 base at 1 genomic stop codon), which translates to MSDKQLQASPCHPTAEGDSNVSASGCLEHWVEPQFTQATRVRVIITAIFFLLAAGSNVSVRSSLLRKRRKSHVQPLILSLALADLLVTVAVMPLDAVWNVTIQWYGGDISCKLLNFLKLFAMYAAALVLVVISLDXHAAVLHPLSHTHRCNGLLLHAAWAASVLLASPQLFLLHLHTVPGVNFTQCITHGSFCTHYEETIYNVFTFTTLYITPLSVMIICYIRIICEISKQLKINRGLIRNQNDHISKACMKTLKMTIVIVATFIICWTPYYLLGLWYWFQPSMIQKMPEYVKHSFFLFGLLHTCTDPVIYGLYTPSFWEDVHLYLRSIETAITRHGRNKPVSVSEKNIKDGAVNVGVASGGSNGITVNMVC; encoded by the exons ATGAGTGACAAGCAGCTCCAGGCATCTCCCTGCCATCCCACCGCGGAGGGGGACTCCAATGTTTCAGCCTCTGGCTGCCTTGAGCACTGGGTCGAGCCCCAGTTCACGCAAGCAACAAGGGTCCGTGTGATCATCACAGCCATCTTCTTCTTGCTGGCAGCCGGCAGCAACGTGTCTGTGCGCAGCAGCCTGCttaggaagaggaggaaatccCACGTGCAGCCGCTGATCCTCAGTCTGGCGCTGgctgacctgctggtcacagtgGCTGTGATGCCCCTGGATGCGGTGTGGAATGTAACAATCCAGTGGTACGGAGGAGACATCTCCTGCAAGCTCCTCAACTTCCTCAAGCTCTTTGCCATGTATGCGGCTGCCCTGGTGCTGGTGGTCATCAGCCTGGACTGACACGCAGCTGTCCTCCATCCCTTGTCCCACACTCACCGCTGCAATGGGCTGCTGCTCCATGCTGCCTGGGCTGCCAGCGTGCTCCTGGCTTCACCCCAG cttttcctcttgCACCTGCACACTGTCCCAGGAGTGAACTTCACCCAGTGCATTACTCATGGCAGCTTCTGCACACACTATGAGGAAACCATCTACAACGTGTTCACCTTCACCACCCTCTATATCACCCCCCTGAGTGTCATGATCATCTGCTACATCCGGATAATTTGTGAGATCAGTAAGCAGCTAAAGATCAATAGAG GTTTGATAAGAAATCAAAATGACCACATCTCCAAGGCATGCATGAAGACTCTCAAGATGACCATAGTGATTGTTGCCACCTTCATCATCTGCTGGACCCCATACTACCTCCTGGGCTTGTGGTACTGGTTCCAGCCATCCATGATCCAGAAGATGCCGGAGTATGTCAAACACAGCTTCTTTCTCTTTGGCTTGCTGCACACGTGCACTGACCCTGTCATTTATGGACTGTACACCCCCTCCTTTTGGGAGGATGTGCATTTGTACCTCAGGAGCATTGAAACAGCCATTACCAGGCATGGAAGAAACAAACCCGTCTCAGTCTCAGAGAAGAACATCAAGGATGGTGCTGTAAATGTTGGGGTGGCATCAGGGGGCTCCAATGGGATAACAGTCAACATGGTCTGCTGA